Genomic segment of Sphingomonas sp. KRR8:
CGGAACCACCCTCCTGGGCGATGGCAGCATCCTCCTGATCCTCGACCTGACGGAACTCATCGGATGACGATAAGCGTGGCGAATGGCGAAGCCCGGCTATCGGGACTGTGCACGGCCGAGGACGCCGAGCCGCTGCTGGAGTTCTTCGCGGCGGGCGGCGACCGCGTCGATCTTGGCGAGTGCGAGCATCTGCACGCTGCCGTGCTGCAGCTGTTGCTGGCCGCTCGGCCCGCCATCACTGGAACACCGGCGCCGTTCGTGCGGGAATGGATTGTTCCGTTTCTGGCATCATCCGCCAGCGCCCCCCTACAAGCTGCGTAGAATTTGTTTCGCTACTTGCAATCATCGCTTACGTGTTTGTCCGAACGGAGGTGCGCTCAGCCACCTCAGTCCGTGCCTCGGAGTGTCCAGATGTCCGTTACCGTTCTCGTCGTCGATGACAGCAAGCTTGCCCGGATCAACGCCGGCAAGGCGCTGAACCAGCTCCAGCCTGAGTGGCGCAGGATTGAGGCCGCAAGTGCCGCCGACGCCCTGGAAGTGGTTGGCCGCGAACCTGTCGACATCGCGCTGATCGACTTCAACATGGAGGAGAAGGATGGGCTGACGCTCGCGGCGGAGCTGCGCGAAACCTATCCGGTCATGCCGATCGCGATCATCACCGCCAACATCCAGGATGAG
This window contains:
- a CDS encoding response regulator encodes the protein MSVTVLVVDDSKLARINAGKALNQLQPEWRRIEAASAADALEVVGREPVDIALIDFNMEEKDGLTLAAELRETYPVMPIAIITANIQDEIISRAREINASFVAKPLTAEGLQGFVSGAALRLRANS